Proteins from a genomic interval of Spea bombifrons isolate aSpeBom1 chromosome 4, aSpeBom1.2.pri, whole genome shotgun sequence:
- the DLG4 gene encoding disks large homolog 4: MDCLCIVTTKKYRYQDDDSPPLEHSPAHLPNSMKAPELVHVSEKNLSQIENVHGYVSHSHISPMKASSPPVIVNTDTLEAPAYVNGTEAEMEYEEITLERGNSGLGFSIAGGTDNPHVGDDPSIFITKIIPGGAAAQDGRLRVNDSILFVNDVDVREVTHSTAVEALKDAGSIVRLYVMRRKPASEKIIEIKLIKGPKGLGFSIAGGVGNQHIPGDNSIYVTKIIEGGAAHKDMRLQIGDKILAVNHVSLEDVMHEDAVAALKNTSDVVYLKVAKPTNVYLNDSYAPPDITTSYSQQMDSDLCHPSYLGPEYASVMTPTSPHRYSPIPKELMGEEEVPREPRRVVIHRGSTGLGFNIVGGEDGEGIFISFILAGGPADLSGALRKGDQIMSVNGVDLRNATHEQAALALKNAGQTVTIIAQYKPEEYSRFEAKIHDLREQLMNSSLGSGSASLPNTNGGKRGFYIRALFDYDKTRDCGFLSQALSFKFGDVLHVIDATDEEWWQARRVQPEGEEIGFIPSKRRVERREWSRLKVKDRGSTAGSQSREETVLSYETVVHMEVHYARPIIILGPGKDRVNDDLLSEFPDKFGSCVPHTTRPKRDYEVDGRDYHFVSSREKMEKDIQAHKFIEAGQYNGHLYGTSVQSVREVAEQGKHCILDVSANAVRRLQAAQLQPIAIFIRPKSLENILEINKRLTEEQARKTYERATKLEQDFTECFSAVVEGESFEEVYHKVKGIIEDLSGPYIWVPSRERL; encoded by the exons gcCAGTTCCCCTCCTGTGATTGTGAACACAGATACGTTGGAGGCCCCGGCCTAT gTTAACGGTACAGAAGCTGAAATGGAATACGAGGAGATCACATTAGAGAGG gGTAACTCAGGTCTGGGGTTCAGTATTGCAGGCGGAACAGACAACCCCCACGTGGGTGATGACCCCAGCATCTTCATCACCAAGATCATTCCTGGTGGTGCGGCGGCCCAGGATGGACGTCTCAG GGTGAATGACAGTATCCTGTTTGTGAATGACGTGGACGTGCGAGAAGTCACACACAGTACGGCCGTTGAAGCTCTGAAGGACGCGGGGTCCATTGTGCGCCTGTATGTCATGCGCAGGAAACCAGCATCGGAGAAAATTATCGAGATCAAACTCATTAAAGGACCAAAAG GTCTGGGGTTTAGCATTGCAGGGGGTGTAGGGAATCAGCATATTCCAGGAGATAACAGTATCTACGTTACCAAGATCATAGAGGGGGGAGCCGCGCACAAAGACATGCGCCTTCAGATCGGAGACAAGATTCTAGCG GTGAATCACGTCAGTTTGGAGGACGTGATGCATGAAGACGCTGTGGCGGCTTTGAAGAATACATCTGATGTTGTTTACCTGAAAGTGGCCAAACCGACCAACGTTTATCTAAACGACTCCTACGCGCCCCCAGATATTACCACCT CCTACTCCCAGCAGATGGACAGTGACCTCTGCCACCCAAGTTATTTGGGCCCTGAATACGCCTCAGTCATGACACCAACCTCCCCCCACCGATATTCCCCCATCCCCAAAGAACTCATGGGAGAGGAGGAGGTTCCCAG GGAGCCCCGCCGGGTCGTGATACACCGCGGCTCCACCGGGTTAGGGTTTAACATCGTAGGCGGCGAGGACGGAGAAGGAATCTTCATCTCGTTCATCCTCGCGGGAGGCCCGGCAGATCTGAGCGGAGCCCTGAGGAAAGGAGACCAGATCATGTCT GTCAACGGGGTGGACCTGAGAAACGCCACACACGAGCAGGCGGCCCTGGCCCTGAAGAACGCGGGGCAGACGGTTACTATCATCGCACAGTACAAGCCAGAAG AGTACAGCAGGTTCGAAGCCAAGATCCACGATCTACGGGAACAGCTGATGAACAGCAGCCTGGGATCTGGGAGCGCATCCCTGCCGAACACCAACGGCGGCAAGAGGGGCTTCTACATCAG AGCGCTTTTTGATTATGACAAGACGCGGGACTGCGGTTTCCTGAGCCAAGCCCTCAGCTTCAAGTTTGGGGACGTCCTTCACGTCATTGACGCCACCGATGAAGAATGGTGGCAGGCCCGGCGCGTCCAGCCCGAGGGGGAGGAGATCGGCTTCATCCCCAGCAAGAGAAG GGTAGAGAGGAGGGAGTGGTCCCGCTTGAAGGTAAAG GATCGAGGCAGCACAGCAGGGTCTCAGA gtcGGGAAGAGACAGTTCTGAGCTACGAGACTGTTGTGCATATGGAAG TGCACTATGCTCGGCCAATCATAATCCTCGGCCCTGGGAAGGACAGGGTTAACGACGATCTTCTCTCGGAGTTTCCCGACAAGTTTGGCTCCTGTGTACCCC ATACGACCCGACCCAAGCGCGACTACGAGGTGGACGGGAGGGATTATCACTTCGTGTCGTCCAGGGAGAAGATGGAGAAGGACATCCAAGCCCATAAATTCATCGAAGCCGGACAATACAACGGACATTTATACGGGACGAGCGTGCAGAGCGTGAGAGAAGTGGCCGAACAG GGCAAGCATTGTATCCTCGACGTCTCTGCCAACGCCGTGAGACGCTTACAAGCCGCGCAGCTGCAGCCTATCGCCATTTTTATACGTCCCAAGTCTCTGGAAAATATCCT AGAAATTAATAAGCGTCTGACGGAGGAGCAGGCCAGAAAAACGTATGAGAGAGCGACCAAACTGGAGCAGGACTTTACAGAGTGCTTCTCAG CCGTGGTTGAGGGAGAAAGCTTTGAAGAAGTCTATCATAAAGTCAAAGGAATTATCGAGGATCTGTCAGGACCCTACATCTGGGTTCCTTCCAGAGAGAGACTTTAA